In Vibrio sp. NTOU-M3, the following proteins share a genomic window:
- a CDS encoding glutathione synthase, with protein sequence MKTEKRPFVSQQIIEDACEWAIMHGVAFRQSDNTARHCPFSIAPMTMERSVYRHLLKVTPLITKLINNVSEDHDFLQTTLRDMAKADPFFGRLMALHQAAHGDINDRRLAARQPLLLMRTDFMDDRRHGAKVIEFNGIAAGMSPFGQRATELHSFLQNQWPNTYRDWLVDNSAKPADNVGMEQLAYGIATAARKIQSDFNGQGKPTFLMVIQKNEDNVYDQHLLEVELQKLGLQTVRRTFEQLSTQLSTGENQRLMLEGVGGIDVVYLRAGYQYIDYFAPELKESICCHTLSQTRLFIEQHHVALNATISQQLATSKSMQMLLTIMPAEEYTRWGLNLSEAQLVKSVLADMKPVSQSAIEWFNTTANKQEWVLKNQGEGGGHCIFGEDISDKLSQLAKEEYDAWALMQRLYPHEREKPTIAVRDGKQTLVEDLVSEIGLFTVYFNGEPVTQYDGYAGYLIRSKPASENEGGIHSGKGILDSLMLV encoded by the coding sequence ATGAAAACAGAAAAACGCCCTTTTGTATCTCAACAGATCATTGAAGACGCCTGTGAATGGGCAATTATGCATGGTGTGGCATTTAGGCAATCTGATAATACAGCGAGACACTGTCCATTTAGCATTGCACCAATGACTATGGAGCGCAGTGTGTATCGGCACTTATTGAAAGTGACCCCATTAATCACCAAGCTCATCAACAACGTCTCGGAAGACCATGATTTTCTGCAAACTACATTGAGAGATATGGCTAAGGCTGACCCATTTTTTGGTCGATTAATGGCTCTGCATCAAGCCGCGCACGGTGATATCAATGATAGACGTCTTGCCGCTCGCCAGCCGTTGCTCTTAATGCGCACTGATTTCATGGATGATCGACGCCACGGCGCAAAAGTCATTGAGTTCAATGGTATCGCTGCTGGCATGTCACCGTTTGGGCAGCGTGCAACTGAACTTCATAGTTTTCTACAAAACCAATGGCCAAATACTTACCGTGACTGGTTAGTAGATAACTCGGCGAAACCTGCCGATAACGTTGGCATGGAGCAGCTTGCTTACGGCATTGCAACAGCAGCACGAAAGATTCAATCAGACTTCAACGGCCAAGGAAAACCAACTTTTCTAATGGTGATTCAAAAGAACGAAGACAATGTCTATGATCAACACCTACTAGAAGTCGAATTGCAAAAACTAGGCCTGCAAACAGTAAGGCGTACCTTTGAGCAACTAAGCACCCAACTTTCCACAGGAGAAAACCAGCGTTTGATGTTAGAAGGCGTTGGGGGTATTGACGTTGTGTATCTCCGTGCGGGCTACCAATATATCGACTACTTCGCACCAGAACTGAAAGAGTCGATCTGCTGCCACACATTAAGCCAAACACGTCTCTTCATTGAGCAACACCACGTGGCGCTGAACGCAACCATCAGCCAGCAGCTTGCGACAAGTAAATCGATGCAGATGCTACTAACAATTATGCCTGCAGAAGAATACACGCGTTGGGGGCTCAATCTTTCAGAAGCTCAATTAGTGAAAAGCGTCCTAGCGGATATGAAACCCGTTAGTCAGAGCGCCATTGAATGGTTTAACACAACGGCAAACAAGCAAGAGTGGGTACTTAAAAATCAAGGCGAAGGTGGCGGGCATTGTATCTTTGGTGAAGATATTAGCGACAAACTCAGTCAACTGGCGAAAGAAGAGTACGATGCTTGGGCGTTGATGCAGCGCTTGTACCCACACGAACGAGAGAAACCAACTATTGCAGTTCGTGATGGCAAACAAACGTTAGTGGAGGATCTAGTCAGTGAAATTGGTCTATTCACCGTTTACTTCAATGGTGAGCCCGTCACCCAATATGATGGTTATGCGGGATACTTAATCCGCAGTAAACCTGCTAGTGAAAATGAAGGTGGTATCCATAGTGGGAAAGGGATTTTAGATTCATTGATGTTAGTGTAA
- a CDS encoding DUF3820 family protein, with the protein MLEKENLIKLARMQMPFGKYAGRVLIDLPEEYLLWFDKKGFPEGELGELLKLCLALKIEGLDNVVKPLKRM; encoded by the coding sequence ATGTTAGAAAAAGAAAACCTAATTAAGCTTGCGCGCATGCAGATGCCTTTTGGCAAATACGCAGGAAGAGTGCTGATCGACCTACCAGAAGAGTATTTACTGTGGTTCGATAAGAAAGGCTTCCCAGAAGGGGAGCTAGGTGAACTACTAAAACTCTGCCTTGCACTAAAAATAGAAGGGCTTGATAACGTTGTTAAGCCGTTAAAGCGAATGTAA
- a CDS encoding DUF3313 domain-containing protein, translating into MKTRFLLFLITMFLVGCASPIKQQATSFTNYEDFSAGPDGGVDLVWARADLRDKARLRDKIKQYDSLIIDQVIVVAEEGTIDNDDIQELTTYTVNQLKAKLSAYKPIVTQPTGKTLRLSLALSNVETPNPILAVTSSVLPVGLAISTISKVTTGEHTNVGSASLELLVSDAQTGSPLFAAIDRQTGNKDFSTMVDALDDAKDAINYWIERLGVTLQGWQQP; encoded by the coding sequence ATGAAAACACGATTTCTTCTTTTTCTTATCACCATGTTTCTTGTTGGATGTGCGAGTCCCATAAAGCAACAGGCAACATCGTTCACTAACTACGAAGACTTTAGCGCAGGCCCTGACGGCGGTGTGGATTTGGTCTGGGCCCGGGCAGATCTTCGTGACAAAGCGCGACTTCGGGACAAAATAAAGCAATACGACTCGCTGATCATTGATCAAGTGATAGTTGTGGCTGAAGAAGGCACCATCGACAATGACGATATTCAAGAACTTACCACATATACGGTTAACCAGCTTAAAGCCAAACTCTCAGCCTATAAACCGATCGTGACTCAACCTACAGGAAAGACATTACGTCTTAGTCTTGCGTTAAGTAATGTTGAGACTCCCAATCCAATTCTTGCAGTCACCAGCAGTGTTTTGCCTGTGGGATTAGCTATTTCTACCATCTCAAAAGTCACGACTGGTGAGCATACGAATGTTGGTTCGGCAAGTTTGGAACTGTTGGTAAGCGACGCTCAAACGGGGAGTCCATTGTTTGCTGCGATTGACCGTCAGACCGGAAACAAAGATTTTTCAACGATGGTGGATGCACTAGACGATGCAAAAGATGCGATCAACTATTGGATTGAGCGTTTGGGTGTTACTCTACAAGGGTGGCAACAGCCTTAA
- a CDS encoding helix-turn-helix domain-containing protein, translated as MEFTQEDRDALHRTWMSQKAKMRITQMEFAKKLGVSQIEFSELLRGSKPLTMSFISQFCRLLHVEPQQLLPSLKASSTGAPRVVFLESRMSVDGEIQRAYIEGNQVVVEYAHTIDPQDA; from the coding sequence ATGGAGTTTACACAAGAAGATAGAGACGCGCTGCACCGAACTTGGATGTCTCAAAAAGCGAAAATGCGAATTACCCAAATGGAATTCGCTAAAAAGCTTGGTGTAAGCCAAATTGAGTTTTCAGAGCTATTACGTGGCTCTAAGCCACTGACCATGTCTTTTATTTCTCAGTTTTGTCGTTTACTTCATGTTGAACCACAACAATTACTGCCATCGTTAAAAGCAAGCAGTACTGGTGCGCCACGAGTCGTGTTTCTAGAAAGTCGCATGAGTGTCGATGGTGAAATCCAACGCGCTTATATTGAAGGCAACCAAGTGGTTGTCGAATACGCACACACCATTGATCCTCAAGACGCCTAA
- a CDS encoding serine hydrolase, with protein MRNMIFTRTFVLSSLAISFAAVSAPTIIPDPPAIGAKGYVLMDYHTGQVLVNKNADKKLNPASLTKLMTAYVAGQEVNSGNISLDDNVLISKNAWAKNFPDSSKMFIEVGKKVGLMELYRGLIVQSGNDASVAIAEHVAGSEGAFVSLMNSWADKLGLANSAFTNPHGLDSDGLYSTPYDIAKLSQAIIRDLPDIYPLYSETSYTFNGITQYNRNGLLRDRSMNVDGMKTGYTSGAGYSLATSATSGNMRLISVVMGSSSTKSRESESKQLLSYGFRFFETISPTKADQEIAQARVWMGDKDELSVGVADDVYLTLPKGDVKKLKAEVEYSQELVAPIKQGDVLGKVIYSIDDTEVGSEQLVALEQVDEGGVFKRLIDWFKRLLLSWF; from the coding sequence ATGAGAAATATGATTTTTACTCGCACATTCGTGCTGTCTTCTTTAGCTATTTCTTTTGCAGCAGTTTCTGCGCCAACAATCATTCCTGATCCTCCAGCCATTGGCGCGAAAGGTTATGTGCTAATGGATTACCATACAGGCCAAGTGTTGGTAAACAAAAACGCTGACAAAAAACTGAACCCAGCCAGCTTAACCAAATTGATGACCGCTTATGTTGCGGGGCAAGAGGTGAACAGCGGCAATATCAGCTTGGATGATAATGTGCTGATCAGCAAAAATGCATGGGCCAAAAACTTTCCAGACTCTTCCAAAATGTTTATTGAGGTGGGTAAAAAAGTTGGTTTAATGGAGCTATACCGTGGGTTGATTGTTCAGTCTGGTAATGATGCGAGTGTCGCAATTGCTGAGCATGTCGCTGGGAGTGAAGGGGCATTCGTAAGTTTAATGAACTCATGGGCTGACAAGCTTGGTTTAGCAAACAGTGCCTTTACCAATCCACATGGTCTAGATAGTGATGGTCTGTATTCCACCCCTTACGATATCGCTAAGTTAAGTCAGGCCATTATTCGAGACTTACCTGACATTTACCCTCTCTACAGTGAAACCTCTTATACCTTCAATGGGATCACTCAATACAACCGCAATGGGCTGCTACGTGACCGCAGCATGAACGTCGATGGTATGAAAACCGGCTATACCAGTGGGGCTGGATACAGTCTTGCAACTTCAGCGACCAGCGGAAACATGCGTTTGATTTCGGTCGTTATGGGATCTAGCAGTACAAAAAGTCGGGAGTCTGAGAGCAAGCAACTGCTGAGTTATGGTTTCCGTTTCTTCGAAACCATTTCGCCGACAAAAGCGGATCAGGAGATTGCTCAAGCGCGAGTCTGGATGGGAGATAAAGACGAGTTGAGTGTCGGTGTGGCTGATGATGTCTATCTCACACTACCAAAAGGAGACGTTAAAAAGCTCAAAGCGGAAGTGGAGTACTCACAAGAATTGGTTGCTCCAATCAAGCAAGGAGATGTGTTAGGTAAAGTCATCTACAGCATTGACGATACTGAAGTTGGCTCAGAGCAGCTTGTTGCACTTGAACAAGTTGATGAAGGTGGTGTTTTTAAACGATTGATCGACTGGTTCAAGCGGCTACTACTTAGCTGGTTCTAA
- a CDS encoding NADH:ubiquinone oxidoreductase — translation MKLFLLLMTSLSAGVASADHLHSFMLGLSISALAVGSCYWFAFRSTRFPQLALFLLICGMLSKLVITVAGVSWSMSADLITSPIIFALSYLYFSIAITYLWFSYRDSITPKPKNTEAIA, via the coding sequence ATGAAACTATTTCTATTGCTTATGACATCACTATCAGCTGGTGTTGCGTCTGCCGATCATCTTCATTCTTTCATGCTGGGTCTTTCAATTTCTGCATTAGCGGTTGGTAGCTGCTACTGGTTTGCGTTTCGCTCAACTCGATTCCCACAGCTCGCGCTGTTTCTTTTGATTTGTGGAATGCTATCTAAGTTGGTGATTACTGTTGCAGGCGTAAGTTGGAGTATGTCAGCTGACTTGATCACTTCACCTATCATTTTTGCGCTGTCTTACTTGTACTTCTCTATTGCAATCACTTACCTGTGGTTCAGTTACCGAGACAGCATTACTCCAAAACCTAAAAATACCGAAGCGATTGCTTAA
- a CDS encoding threonine/serine exporter ThrE family protein — translation MTSQYRISKIVEIGDTLHRSGCAPYKLEKYTQYYARKHGVDVMVQATPTTVNYQFPDDNNTVVMRRHSPPSINLSLLANTIIRINQPSSEPIPEPIRYPKWITAFANMAIPASYLMLVGSTLEAVLISCLLGFIVWGCQQLCRGRRSIAVEFIAALLTGILVAFFASANHEIPIWALCIASVILFVPGLSIANSLECLAFNDLVSGTSLLGQSALTLIKLFVGIVMGLSIGEAVWGSATSSDYMNEVPLWLHVCSLFLLSVSLSIIFNARPIDILLGLPVAALGMWGPFYLGFDSGWVVGTWVTTVLITLYGTWIAKKVELTGAIYIVQGIIILVPGSRVLVSASQSLFEQSVLPIPSIGLSALFMFSAIVAGQITAYSIYSPKIEH, via the coding sequence ATGACTTCACAATATCGCATCAGTAAAATCGTAGAGATTGGCGATACACTCCACCGCAGCGGGTGCGCACCGTACAAATTAGAGAAATACACGCAGTATTACGCCCGTAAACACGGTGTCGACGTTATGGTTCAAGCTACTCCCACCACCGTCAACTACCAATTCCCTGATGACAATAATACGGTTGTGATGCGGCGTCATAGTCCGCCGTCGATCAACCTCAGTTTGCTCGCAAACACCATCATACGAATCAATCAACCGAGCAGTGAACCCATTCCAGAGCCTATACGCTACCCGAAATGGATCACCGCTTTTGCAAACATGGCAATTCCTGCGTCATACCTGATGTTGGTTGGCAGTACGCTTGAAGCCGTTTTAATCTCTTGCTTACTTGGATTCATTGTCTGGGGGTGCCAGCAGCTATGTCGAGGCCGACGCTCTATTGCCGTCGAATTTATAGCGGCATTACTTACCGGCATTCTGGTGGCTTTCTTTGCCAGCGCAAACCACGAGATCCCCATTTGGGCGTTATGCATTGCTTCGGTGATCTTATTTGTTCCGGGATTGTCGATCGCCAACTCGCTTGAATGCCTTGCATTTAATGATTTGGTCTCGGGAACCAGCTTGCTTGGTCAAAGTGCACTAACGCTGATCAAGTTGTTTGTTGGCATCGTTATGGGGCTTAGTATTGGTGAGGCGGTATGGGGCTCTGCCACCTCGTCTGACTACATGAATGAAGTGCCGTTATGGCTCCATGTCTGCAGCCTGTTTCTGCTTTCAGTCTCTTTAAGCATCATTTTTAATGCGCGACCCATCGATATTCTCCTTGGGTTACCGGTTGCGGCATTAGGGATGTGGGGGCCTTTTTATTTGGGTTTTGATAGTGGTTGGGTTGTTGGTACATGGGTTACCACGGTATTGATCACTCTCTATGGGACATGGATAGCGAAGAAAGTGGAACTCACAGGCGCTATCTACATAGTTCAAGGGATCATTATCCTCGTTCCCGGTAGCCGCGTGTTAGTCAGTGCAAGCCAATCGTTGTTTGAGCAGTCTGTATTACCCATTCCTAGTATTGGTTTGTCTGCGCTCTTTATGTTTTCAGCAATCGTGGCTGGGCAAATAACCGCCTACTCGATTTATTCACCTAAAATCGAGCATTAA
- a CDS encoding alternative ribosome-rescue factor A, whose amino-acid sequence MSKRKCMVEVDEPNQEKKYSVESGRGQINDNMLKALVTSKLFQSKVEKSKKGKGSFTRKMKHKGKEPYSKVATSLFLNRAFSYALNVNARF is encoded by the coding sequence ATGAGTAAAAGAAAATGTATGGTTGAGGTGGATGAACCCAATCAAGAAAAAAAATATTCGGTCGAAAGCGGAAGAGGGCAAATAAACGACAATATGCTTAAAGCTTTGGTGACCAGCAAGCTGTTTCAGTCAAAAGTAGAGAAATCGAAGAAGGGAAAAGGGAGTTTTACTCGCAAGATGAAGCATAAGGGCAAAGAGCCCTATTCAAAGGTAGCAACCTCGCTGTTTTTGAATAGGGCTTTTTCATATGCATTAAATGTTAATGCTCGATTTTAG
- a CDS encoding cold-shock protein — MSNTVTGTVKWFNETKGFGFIQQENGPDVFAHFSAITGDGFRTLVEGQKVEFSISQGQKGPQAENIKVL; from the coding sequence ATGTCTAACACTGTTACTGGTACAGTTAAATGGTTCAACGAAACTAAAGGTTTTGGTTTTATTCAACAAGAAAACGGTCCTGACGTATTCGCTCACTTCAGCGCAATCACTGGCGACGGTTTCCGTACTCTAGTTGAAGGCCAAAAAGTAGAGTTCTCTATCTCTCAAGGTCAAAAAGGCCCTCAAGCTGAAAACATCAAAGTTCTATAA
- a CDS encoding YaeQ family protein yields MALKPTIFKFRIALSDTNRDYYDTVNLTIAQHPSENLPRMMARVLAFCLNAQEGLTFTKGLSNIDEPDIWLQSLDGQTELWIEVGEPAVDRIKKACRQAKSVKVYSFNSKSNVWWEQTKNKVTQYPVEIVRFPWEPIEELANNLVRTMELSIMLTGTSLFIDSDSGSTEVCWETLQSNE; encoded by the coding sequence ATGGCACTCAAACCGACGATATTTAAATTTCGCATTGCACTCTCTGATACCAATCGTGACTATTACGACACGGTTAACCTGACCATTGCGCAGCATCCATCAGAAAACTTACCTCGCATGATGGCACGTGTTTTAGCCTTTTGCTTAAACGCCCAAGAAGGACTGACCTTTACCAAGGGCCTATCTAACATCGACGAACCCGATATCTGGCTTCAGTCTTTAGACGGACAAACCGAGTTATGGATAGAGGTGGGTGAACCTGCTGTTGATCGCATTAAAAAAGCCTGCCGCCAAGCAAAGTCCGTTAAGGTTTACAGCTTCAACTCCAAATCCAACGTATGGTGGGAGCAAACCAAGAATAAAGTCACACAATACCCCGTAGAAATTGTCCGCTTTCCTTGGGAACCGATAGAAGAATTGGCGAACAACTTAGTCAGAACGATGGAGCTTTCCATTATGTTGACTGGAACAAGCCTCTTTATTGACTCAGACAGTGGCTCAACTGAAGTTTGCTGGGAGACATTACAAAGCAATGAGTAA
- the hmpA gene encoding NO-inducible flavohemoprotein, with translation MLNNQHIEIVKSTIPLLESAGPALTQHFYQRMFSHNPELKDIFNMTHQKTGRQSVALFEAVAAYAKNIENLGALTTAVERIAHKHTSFNIQPDHYQIVGHHLIETLRELAPDAFTTEVEEAWTAAYLFLAKIFIDREGELYLQRKQAIGGWDNAREFVITRKQPESELVTSFVLEPADGGAVLGYQPGQYIGIEVKPSLGTHKEIRQYSLSQKPNGQDYRISVKREVGEYKGLVSNYLHDELSEGDKVSLYAPAGDFFYVERNAPVVLISAGVGATPVQSMLQHLSDQGKKEVSYLYACNGAEQHTFARETADLIETNHWNQYTWYLNQATQFEGEMNIGLVAEELPLHQADFYLCGPVGFMESIVDQLEELGVARERIHYEVFGPHTYL, from the coding sequence ATGCTCAACAATCAACATATCGAGATTGTCAAAAGTACCATTCCTTTACTTGAAAGTGCGGGTCCGGCTTTAACTCAGCATTTCTATCAGCGAATGTTTAGCCACAATCCTGAACTAAAAGATATTTTTAATATGACGCACCAGAAAACTGGGCGTCAAAGTGTGGCTTTGTTTGAGGCCGTAGCAGCGTATGCGAAAAATATCGAAAACCTTGGTGCATTGACGACGGCTGTTGAACGAATCGCTCACAAACACACTAGTTTCAATATTCAGCCAGATCATTACCAAATTGTGGGCCATCATCTGATTGAAACCTTACGTGAGCTTGCCCCCGATGCATTTACAACTGAAGTGGAAGAAGCGTGGACAGCGGCTTATCTGTTTTTAGCTAAGATCTTCATTGATCGAGAAGGTGAGCTATATTTGCAACGCAAACAGGCGATTGGCGGATGGGACAATGCCCGTGAATTCGTGATTACACGCAAACAGCCTGAATCTGAATTGGTCACAAGCTTTGTGCTGGAGCCTGCGGATGGTGGGGCGGTGCTGGGTTATCAACCGGGGCAATATATTGGTATCGAGGTGAAGCCGTCGCTTGGTACTCATAAAGAGATCCGTCAATATTCGCTATCGCAAAAGCCAAATGGTCAAGATTACCGGATCTCAGTAAAACGCGAAGTCGGCGAGTACAAAGGCTTGGTGTCGAATTACTTGCATGATGAGCTTTCCGAAGGCGACAAAGTGAGTTTGTATGCGCCAGCGGGGGACTTTTTCTACGTAGAACGCAATGCGCCAGTTGTTTTAATTTCTGCCGGTGTGGGTGCAACACCAGTTCAGTCCATGCTTCAACATTTATCTGATCAAGGGAAGAAGGAAGTCAGTTACCTATATGCCTGTAACGGAGCAGAGCAGCACACGTTTGCACGGGAAACCGCAGACTTAATCGAAACAAATCACTGGAACCAATACACATGGTATCTCAATCAAGCCACTCAGTTTGAAGGCGAGATGAATATCGGTCTTGTGGCCGAGGAACTGCCGCTCCATCAAGCAGATTTTTACTTATGTGGTCCCGTTGGGTTTATGGAAAGCATTGTGGATCAACTTGAAGAGTTAGGTGTTGCGCGTGAACGTATTCATTATGAGGTGTTTGGACCGCATACCTACCTATAA
- the norR gene encoding nitric oxide reductase transcriptional regulator NorR, producing the protein MQDIPVSTLIEMSIGLASEQNDHDRFNRLLDAIRKAIQCDCVALLSLQGDTLIPLALQGLTRDTLGRRFRLEEHPRFAEICASKSVVRFDANCELPDPFDGLLLDYEGDLPMHACMGLPLLYGDKLLGVLTLDSLSPEVFDNIPARSLEALSAIIASSLKVAMTVSQLEQQAKQVQQRMEQLNEGAWERDGSEIIGSSNAMLALKSDIEVVAPSNFNILIHGDTGVGKELVARRLHHLSPRRKHPLVYVNCAAIPENLVESELFGHVKGAFTGADKSRLGKFALADGGTLFLDEIGELPLAAQSKILRALQNNEIQPVGQDKVQTIDVRVLAATNRDLKHEVDQGRFRSDLYHRLSVYPIRVPPLHEREGDVALLAGYFLEKAKLKLGIVQLKLTKEALVHISRYNWPGNVRELEHVINRAALKARARSGTRKLISVNVEDIGTLDNVPTNSTSTRRNEQTPMVRDEHFKGLRAATEQYQKDMISEVLIESEFNWAKAARTLKTDRANLTRLAKRLGIVVTKEHNIRY; encoded by the coding sequence ATGCAAGATATTCCCGTTTCGACCCTTATTGAGATGTCCATCGGACTGGCCAGCGAACAAAACGACCACGATCGCTTCAATCGCTTACTCGACGCCATTCGTAAAGCGATTCAATGTGACTGCGTCGCTCTACTCAGCTTGCAAGGGGACACCTTAATTCCACTCGCACTACAAGGTTTAACCCGTGACACATTAGGTCGCCGCTTTCGCTTAGAAGAACACCCTCGGTTTGCTGAAATATGTGCATCGAAAAGTGTGGTACGTTTTGATGCAAATTGCGAACTGCCCGACCCTTTTGACGGCCTATTGCTAGATTATGAAGGGGATCTTCCAATGCATGCCTGCATGGGGTTGCCTCTCCTTTATGGGGATAAGTTACTTGGTGTGCTAACACTGGATAGCCTTAGCCCTGAAGTGTTCGATAATATTCCCGCGCGCTCGTTAGAAGCCCTCTCTGCAATCATTGCCTCATCACTCAAAGTTGCGATGACCGTTTCTCAGCTCGAACAACAAGCCAAGCAAGTACAACAGCGAATGGAGCAGCTTAACGAAGGTGCATGGGAACGGGATGGCAGCGAAATTATCGGCTCTAGCAACGCCATGTTGGCACTGAAATCCGATATTGAGGTTGTTGCGCCATCTAACTTTAATATTTTGATCCACGGTGATACCGGCGTGGGTAAAGAGCTGGTAGCACGTCGCCTGCATCATCTTTCACCACGTCGTAAGCATCCATTGGTCTACGTCAACTGCGCCGCTATCCCGGAAAACTTAGTGGAAAGTGAATTATTCGGCCACGTCAAAGGGGCGTTTACTGGTGCCGATAAGTCTCGCTTAGGGAAATTTGCCTTAGCCGATGGTGGAACTCTATTTTTAGATGAGATTGGTGAGCTTCCACTCGCTGCGCAAAGTAAAATCTTACGAGCTTTGCAAAACAACGAAATCCAGCCAGTTGGACAGGATAAGGTTCAAACAATAGATGTCCGCGTACTTGCTGCAACCAACCGAGATTTAAAACACGAAGTCGACCAAGGCCGATTTCGCTCAGATCTTTACCATCGCCTAAGCGTTTACCCGATTCGAGTCCCTCCACTGCACGAACGTGAAGGGGATGTTGCCCTACTTGCTGGCTATTTCCTTGAGAAAGCGAAACTCAAACTCGGCATTGTACAGCTTAAGCTAACCAAAGAAGCTCTGGTGCATATTTCCCGCTATAACTGGCCGGGTAACGTGCGTGAGCTGGAACATGTGATCAATCGCGCCGCCTTAAAAGCTAGAGCCAGAAGTGGTACAAGAAAACTGATCAGCGTAAATGTGGAAGACATTGGCACACTTGATAATGTTCCGACGAACTCAACCTCTACCCGCCGCAATGAGCAAACACCTATGGTTCGGGATGAGCATTTTAAAGGGTTACGCGCAGCCACAGAGCAATACCAAAAAGACATGATTTCCGAAGTGCTGATTGAGTCTGAGTTTAACTGGGCTAAAGCCGCACGGACACTCAAGACCGATCGCGCCAACCTGACTCGGCTAGCAAAACGGCTTGGTATCGTGGTAACAAAAGAACACAATATTCGTTATTAA
- a CDS encoding glutaredoxin family protein codes for MKFIRWFLGRIILLLNAIFSPKGIKRTEDAQQQADERANTMALYQFDACPFCVKVRRAMKRQSVNIELRDAKNNAEHRNELEAGGGKIKVPCLRIEKDGKVEWMYESSDIVSYLEKEFA; via the coding sequence ATGAAATTCATCCGTTGGTTTTTAGGCCGTATTATCCTATTGCTCAATGCCATATTCTCACCAAAAGGCATCAAACGAACTGAAGACGCTCAACAACAAGCAGATGAACGTGCCAACACAATGGCATTATATCAATTCGACGCTTGTCCATTTTGCGTCAAAGTACGCCGAGCGATGAAACGCCAATCTGTAAATATCGAGCTACGCGATGCAAAAAACAACGCGGAGCATCGTAATGAACTTGAAGCTGGCGGTGGCAAAATTAAAGTGCCTTGCTTGCGTATTGAGAAAGACGGAAAAGTAGAATGGATGTATGAGTCCTCTGACATCGTCTCTTATTTGGAAAAAGAGTTCGCATAA
- a CDS encoding HAD family hydrolase, whose protein sequence is MPAIPLDAVNLKAIVFDLDNTLVTSEMDFQWLRRQVGCPADQDVLSYVDAMPCSIASANAHQLILQYELEDAVHSHPMPGCSSLLDFIETHKLHTAIITRNCAQAAQQKISHNQLNISRVISREHYPPKPAPDSLLALADEWQLCPAQILYVGDYLYDLQAAFNAQMPSCLVTHAKATSFTEHASVAVHHLYDLQALLERHFLQK, encoded by the coding sequence ATGCCTGCAATTCCACTTGATGCCGTCAACCTCAAAGCCATTGTTTTTGATCTCGACAACACTTTGGTCACGTCGGAGATGGATTTTCAATGGCTAAGGCGTCAAGTGGGCTGCCCAGCCGATCAGGATGTGCTCTCTTATGTCGATGCAATGCCCTGCTCCATTGCGAGTGCTAACGCACATCAACTCATTCTGCAATACGAGCTGGAAGATGCTGTCCACTCGCACCCAATGCCAGGTTGCAGCTCATTGTTAGATTTTATCGAAACTCATAAATTACATACGGCCATCATCACTCGTAATTGCGCTCAAGCCGCTCAGCAAAAAATCTCACACAACCAGCTCAATATCAGCCGAGTCATTAGTCGAGAGCATTACCCACCAAAACCTGCACCCGATTCACTCCTAGCCCTTGCCGATGAATGGCAATTATGCCCGGCTCAGATACTCTATGTCGGCGACTACCTTTATGACTTACAAGCCGCATTCAATGCCCAAATGCCTTCCTGTTTAGTTACGCATGCAAAAGCAACCTCGTTTACCGAACATGCTTCTGTCGCTGTCCACCATTTATATGATCTACAAGCTTTGTTAGAACGTCACTTTTTACAAAAATAG